In Thiovulum sp. ES, a genomic segment contains:
- a CDS encoding inorganic pyrophosphatase (PFAM: Inorganic pyrophosphatase), with protein MNLEKISVGENPDKVNVVIEIPYGSNIKYEVEKESGAVFVDRVLHSAMFYPANYGFVPNTLGGDGDPADVLVVTTYPLTPGSVIKSRIIGALITEDESGLDEKFLAVPVSKIDPTFDEVQSFEDLPKQTIDKIRNFFETYKMLEPNKWVKVKEYVGKEEAKKILDGAIKRA; from the coding sequence ATGAATTTAGAAAAAATCTCTGTTGGTGAAAACCCTGACAAAGTAAATGTTGTTATTGAAATCCCTTACGGATCAAATATCAAATACGAAGTTGAAAAAGAGAGCGGTGCTGTTTTTGTAGATAGAGTTTTACACTCTGCAATGTTCTATCCTGCGAACTACGGTTTTGTTCCAAACACTCTTGGTGGAGATGGCGATCCTGCTGATGTGCTTGTTGTTACAACTTATCCGCTAACTCCAGGCAGTGTAATTAAATCTAGAATTATTGGTGCTTTAATTACAGAAGATGAGAGTGGTCTTGATGAAAAATTTCTAGCTGTTCCTGTTTCTAAAATTGATCCAACTTTTGATGAGGTTCAATCTTTTGAAGACTTACCTAAGCAAACAATTGATAAAATTAGAAACTTCTTTGAGACTTACAAAATGCTTGAGCCTAATAAATGGGTAAAAGTAAAAGAGTATGTTGGAAAAGAAGAAGCGAAAAAAATCCTAGATGGGGCAATTAAAAGAGCCTAG
- a CDS encoding protein of unknown function (DUF309) (PFAM: Domain of unknown function (DUF309)), with translation MYLSRDKKILENVKKVLKNSDFREAHEILEDAWRLEDRKSLRGRILKGLTNGATSLELRRLGRVDGSKRVWQTFQKFDKLENHSPQLKEISQLIKEKSRYVKI, from the coding sequence ATGTATTTGTCCAGAGATAAAAAAATTTTAGAAAATGTCAAAAAGGTTCTAAAAAATAGTGATTTCCGTGAAGCTCACGAAATTTTAGAAGATGCTTGGCGACTTGAAGATCGAAAAAGTTTAAGAGGTAGAATTTTAAAAGGATTGACAAATGGAGCTACTTCACTTGAATTACGGAGGCTTGGAAGAGTTGATGGGAGTAAACGAGTTTGGCAAACTTTCCAAAAATTTGACAAACTGGAAAATCATTCGCCCCAACTAAAAGAGATTTCTCAACTCATAAAAGAAAAATCGAGATATGTTAAAATTTAA
- a CDS encoding peptide chain release factor 2 (PFAM: PCRF domain; RF-1 domain~TIGRFAM: peptide chain release factor 2), whose translation MDNYEYTELLKDLSKKISNIKNIIKPEDLQKRLSEIAEIENAPDFWNKPDEVALIQREKRKTENLFSKFSEIKSAVEDAKELYEMALEEGDEDTVNSLFEEAESLKNSVKKGEVETMLSGETDGNNAILSIHPGAGGTESQDWASMLFRMYNRWAERRGFKTELLDYQSGDEAGIKDASIIIRGENAYGYLKNENGIHRLVRISPFDSNAKRHTSFASVMVSPEVDDNIDIVIEDKDIRIDTYRASGAGGQHVNKTESAIRITHIETNIVVQCQNDRSQHKNKATAMKMLKSRLYELELEKQKAEQDGIEKSEIGWGHQIRSYVLQPYQQVKDSRSGEAYSNVSGILDGDIDSVIEGVLISTQTK comes from the coding sequence ATGGATAATTACGAATACACAGAACTTTTAAAAGATTTATCAAAAAAAATTTCAAATATCAAAAACATTATTAAGCCTGAAGATTTACAAAAGAGACTTTCGGAAATTGCTGAAATTGAGAATGCACCAGATTTTTGGAATAAACCCGATGAGGTCGCACTAATTCAGAGAGAAAAACGAAAAACTGAAAATCTTTTTTCTAAATTTTCAGAAATCAAAAGTGCAGTAGAAGATGCGAAAGAGCTTTATGAGATGGCACTTGAAGAGGGTGATGAAGATACAGTGAATTCACTTTTTGAAGAAGCAGAAAGTTTAAAAAACTCTGTTAAAAAAGGTGAAGTTGAAACAATGCTTTCGGGTGAAACAGATGGAAATAATGCAATTTTGTCAATTCACCCTGGTGCTGGTGGAACAGAATCGCAAGATTGGGCAAGTATGCTTTTCCGAATGTATAACCGTTGGGCAGAAAGACGGGGATTTAAAACTGAACTTCTCGATTATCAATCGGGAGATGAAGCGGGAATTAAAGATGCTTCAATAATTATTCGGGGTGAAAATGCTTACGGATATTTAAAAAATGAGAATGGAATTCATCGGCTTGTTCGGATTTCGCCTTTTGACAGTAATGCAAAACGGCACACCTCTTTTGCCTCAGTTATGGTTTCACCTGAAGTTGATGACAATATCGATATTGTGATTGAGGATAAAGATATTCGGATTGATACATATCGAGCAAGTGGTGCAGGTGGGCAACATGTTAATAAAACTGAAAGTGCAATTCGGATTACTCATATTGAAACAAATATTGTTGTTCAGTGTCAAAATGACCGTAGCCAACACAAAAATAAAGCGACTGCAATGAAAATGTTGAAAAGTCGTCTCTATGAACTTGAGTTAGAAAAGCAGAAAGCAGAACAAGATGGAATAGAGAAAAGTGAAATTGGTTGGGGTCATCAAATCCGAAGTTATGTTTTACAGCCGTATCAACAAGTAAAAGATAGTCGAAGTGGAGAAGCATACTCAAATGTTTCTGGGATTCTTGATGGTGATATTGATTCTGTAATTGAAGGTGTTTTAATTTCAACTCAAACAAAATAG